In Gimesia sp., a single genomic region encodes these proteins:
- a CDS encoding flotillin family protein — protein MSISVLQLPTAQLLGVDLFSGSIVTAIVVIGVVLAGFAMALSRFYRKVGPEEALVRTGVGNLKVANGEGIFVIPILHRADQMDLSVKRIEIARKGEAGLICRDNIRADIEVAFFVRVNNTSNDIRNVAQSLGCKRASSRDALIELFDAKFSEALKTVGKHFDFVELYNERDKFKEEILKIIGTDLNGYILDDCAIDFLEQTPLEKLSPTNILDAEGIKKITDLTAREHVLSNNITREKEKTIKKQDVEAQETILELERQRVEAVEKQKREIASLTAREEAEARQVEHQERLKAESARIRTDEELSIAEENKLRQIIVAQKNKERTDAVETERVEKDRLLEVTERERVVGIADIEKDKAIEVEKRNIQEVIRERVIVERAVVEEEERIKDTHEFATADRLKQVTVTKAEMEAQENLVKEVKAAEAQKSSAELLAEKMVIEAEAEKTATEKKSDAIKVMAEAKTADGAAEGLADAQVMIAKATATEKTGQAEANVMMAKAEATEKTGTAEANVMKLKFSSEANGIEEKANAMKLFDEVGRDHEEFKIKINKEKDIELAAISAQQEIAEAQAGIVGEALKSARIDIVGGETTFFDKIVDSIKSGKSIDRFVHNSETLTDIKNTFFNGNPDYFEDQLQTFISRFGMSFEDAKNLSIAALISQLLVQAESDEDRSTLNRLLATVKNLGISDQKVSSFMKAKVQS, from the coding sequence ATGTCCATATCGGTACTTCAGTTACCCACAGCTCAACTGTTGGGGGTCGATTTATTCAGTGGGTCCATTGTCACCGCAATTGTCGTGATCGGGGTCGTGCTGGCTGGTTTTGCGATGGCACTTTCCCGTTTCTATCGCAAGGTTGGACCGGAAGAGGCTCTGGTACGAACCGGGGTCGGGAACCTTAAAGTTGCCAACGGGGAAGGGATCTTTGTCATTCCGATCCTGCACCGTGCCGACCAGATGGACCTCTCGGTCAAGCGGATCGAAATTGCCCGCAAAGGGGAAGCGGGGCTGATTTGTCGGGATAATATCCGGGCTGATATCGAAGTGGCTTTCTTCGTGAGAGTCAACAATACTTCGAATGACATTCGCAACGTGGCGCAATCACTGGGTTGTAAACGTGCTTCCAGCCGGGATGCCCTGATTGAACTGTTTGATGCCAAGTTCTCAGAAGCTTTGAAGACGGTCGGTAAGCATTTTGACTTTGTTGAGCTCTACAACGAGCGGGACAAGTTCAAGGAAGAAATCCTCAAAATCATCGGCACCGATCTGAACGGGTACATTCTGGATGACTGTGCGATCGACTTCCTGGAACAGACACCGCTTGAGAAGTTGAGCCCGACCAACATTCTGGATGCGGAAGGGATCAAGAAGATTACCGACCTCACCGCCCGGGAACACGTGCTGTCGAACAATATTACGCGGGAAAAAGAAAAGACGATCAAGAAGCAGGACGTGGAAGCCCAGGAAACGATTCTGGAACTGGAACGTCAGCGGGTCGAAGCGGTTGAGAAACAGAAGCGGGAAATCGCATCGTTGACGGCTCGTGAAGAAGCCGAAGCTCGACAGGTAGAACATCAAGAGCGTCTGAAAGCGGAATCCGCGCGGATTCGCACCGACGAAGAACTGTCGATCGCTGAAGAAAACAAACTTCGCCAGATCATTGTGGCTCAGAAGAATAAAGAACGGACCGACGCGGTTGAGACCGAACGGGTTGAAAAAGATCGCTTGCTGGAAGTCACGGAACGTGAACGGGTTGTCGGCATTGCTGATATCGAGAAAGATAAAGCGATTGAAGTAGAAAAACGGAACATTCAGGAAGTGATCCGCGAGCGGGTGATTGTCGAACGAGCCGTGGTCGAAGAAGAAGAACGCATCAAGGATACGCACGAATTCGCGACTGCAGACCGTTTGAAACAGGTCACCGTGACCAAAGCGGAAATGGAAGCTCAGGAAAACCTGGTCAAGGAAGTCAAAGCGGCCGAAGCACAGAAGTCATCTGCCGAACTGCTGGCCGAAAAAATGGTCATCGAAGCCGAAGCCGAAAAGACGGCAACCGAAAAGAAATCGGATGCGATCAAAGTCATGGCGGAAGCCAAAACGGCCGACGGTGCCGCAGAAGGTCTGGCCGATGCCCAGGTCATGATTGCCAAGGCAACCGCCACCGAGAAGACCGGTCAGGCCGAAGCCAACGTGATGATGGCCAAAGCCGAAGCGACCGAAAAGACCGGAACCGCGGAAGCGAACGTGATGAAGCTGAAGTTCAGCTCAGAAGCCAATGGTATCGAAGAGAAAGCCAATGCGATGAAGCTCTTCGACGAAGTCGGCCGCGATCACGAAGAATTCAAGATCAAAATCAACAAGGAAAAAGATATCGAACTGGCAGCGATTTCGGCTCAGCAGGAGATCGCCGAGGCTCAGGCCGGTATTGTCGGCGAGGCACTCAAATCGGCCCGGATCGACATCGTGGGTGGCGAAACCACCTTCTTCGATAAGATTGTGGATTCGATCAAGAGTGGTAAATCCATCGATCGTTTCGTGCACAACAGCGAAACCCTGACGGATATCAAGAACACGTTCTTCAACGGAAATCCGGACTACTTTGAAGACCAGCTCCAGACCTTTATCTCCCGGTTTGGCATGTCCTTCGAAGATGCCAAGAACCTGTCGATTGCCGCTTTGATCTCACAGCTGCTCGTTCAGGCCGAGAGCGATGAAGACCGTTCGACCCTGAACCGCCTGCTGGCAACCGTCAAAAATCTCGGAATCTCCGACCAGAAAGTGTCCTCCTTTATGAAAGCCAAGGTGCAATCGTAA